A region from the Solibacillus sp. FSL H8-0523 genome encodes:
- a CDS encoding SCO family protein, with protein MKKMALLFTALTVMMLGACSNYQFKATTNFELDNFNVQDHRENPVSLDSLKGEPWLAMFIFTNCPDICPPMTYNMKMIQDELIAKGVEDYKIVAFTVDPKRDTADVLKAYIDNYGVADESKWYLLNGYDQKFIEQYAKKSFKTQVLAMQDSVVHANTFYLVDQNGVAVKNYSGVQVGNSEVPFDTIVTDLETLIKQGNK; from the coding sequence GCCTGTAGCAACTATCAATTCAAAGCAACGACCAATTTCGAACTAGATAATTTCAATGTACAAGACCACCGAGAAAACCCGGTTTCCTTAGACAGCTTAAAGGGCGAACCGTGGCTGGCAATGTTCATTTTCACAAACTGTCCGGATATTTGTCCACCAATGACGTATAACATGAAAATGATCCAAGACGAGCTAATTGCAAAAGGTGTAGAAGATTACAAAATCGTCGCATTTACAGTCGATCCAAAAAGAGACACAGCAGACGTATTGAAGGCGTATATCGATAATTACGGCGTGGCAGATGAATCGAAATGGTATTTACTAAATGGCTATGACCAAAAATTTATCGAGCAATATGCGAAGAAATCCTTTAAAACACAAGTACTTGCCATGCAAGATAGCGTCGTGCATGCCAATACGTTTTATTTAGTCGACCAAAACGGCGTGGCAGTGAAAAACTATAGCGGTGTACAAGTAGGCAATAGTGAAGTGCCGTTTGACACGATTGTTACGGATTTAGAAACATTGATTAAACAAGGAAATAAGTAA
- a CDS encoding LysE family translocator, translating into MTSIPLFIIACVLLIILPGPDTAIVTKNTVVGGRKGGMKTMLGSCVGLSIHTIAAVAGLSAIIVKSALAFTVLKYVGAAYLCYLGVRTLMNMRAKKTDIDEELLVEAKGSSYLKQGFITNVTNPKVAVFFLTFLPQFLAPGADAFWSFLVMGIIYTVLTFAWFFFYVVLLDKVRNFMKRPSTQASIEAITGVVLIGFGIKLAFEKA; encoded by the coding sequence ATGACAAGCATTCCATTATTCATCATTGCCTGTGTGCTGCTCATTATTTTACCGGGACCAGATACAGCGATTGTGACGAAAAATACGGTTGTTGGTGGGCGTAAGGGCGGTATGAAGACGATGCTCGGTTCATGTGTGGGATTGTCGATTCATACGATTGCCGCGGTAGCAGGGTTGTCGGCGATCATTGTAAAGTCAGCGCTTGCGTTTACGGTTTTAAAATATGTCGGTGCGGCGTACTTATGTTATTTAGGGGTGCGCACATTAATGAATATGCGCGCGAAGAAAACGGACATCGACGAAGAGCTACTTGTGGAAGCAAAGGGGAGCTCGTACTTAAAGCAAGGGTTTATCACGAATGTGACAAATCCAAAGGTGGCCGTGTTTTTCCTAACGTTTTTACCGCAGTTTTTGGCACCTGGCGCGGATGCGTTTTGGTCGTTTTTAGTGATGGGCATAATTTACACGGTGCTGACGTTTGCGTGGTTCTTCTTCTATGTCGTGCTGCTGGATAAGGTGCGCAATTTTATGAAGCGTCCATCTACACAAGCGAGCATTGAAGCTATTACGGGTGTTGTGTTAATCGGCTTTGGCATTAAGCTAGCGTTTGAAAAAGCGTAA
- a CDS encoding tryptophan-rich sensory protein has product MRILGLYVGMWIAFIAMIVVNFLSNYLPINGQTTAEISNRIEVLFTPASYVFSIWGLIYFLLLVWLILQYKSIKNNEFSSQIGVLFVFSCLFNIAWLFSWHYEKFALSILFMVLLLVTLILIYVQYPNTAQGLSERLPFSFYLAWITVATIVNISYVLKYYGVDLGISEAVGSLVLVAAAVVIGYLALENSNDIYFVLVIVWALIGIVMKTSNITMQNGTLIMTIILIIAALAQLMINRKTQRA; this is encoded by the coding sequence GTGCGTATTTTGGGTTTATATGTAGGCATGTGGATTGCATTTATTGCGATGATTGTCGTGAACTTTTTATCGAACTATTTGCCGATTAACGGGCAAACAACTGCAGAAATCTCGAATCGAATAGAGGTGCTGTTTACACCAGCAAGCTATGTATTTTCGATTTGGGGACTTATTTATTTTCTTTTACTAGTATGGTTGATTTTGCAATACAAAAGTATAAAGAATAATGAATTTTCATCGCAAATTGGCGTATTGTTTGTTTTCAGCTGTCTATTTAATATCGCATGGTTATTTTCTTGGCATTATGAGAAGTTTGCGTTATCGATTTTATTCATGGTACTGCTACTTGTCACATTGATCTTGATATATGTACAATATCCAAACACAGCGCAAGGGTTGTCAGAGCGTTTGCCGTTTTCATTTTATTTAGCATGGATTACAGTCGCAACGATTGTCAATATAAGCTATGTGTTAAAGTATTATGGAGTGGATTTAGGGATTTCTGAGGCAGTAGGCTCACTTGTATTAGTGGCGGCTGCGGTAGTCATTGGCTATTTAGCGTTAGAAAATTCGAATGACATTTACTTTGTTCTTGTCATTGTATGGGCACTTATTGGGATTGTTATGAAAACCTCGAATATAACAATGCAAAATGGTACCCTTATAATGACGATTATTCTTATTATTGCCGCATTAGCGCAGCTTATGATTAATAGAAAAACACAACGTGCATAG
- a CDS encoding rhodanese-related sulfurtransferase: protein MNYQVLLYYHYTTIEDPAAFSAQHLAMCKEIGLKGRILVANEGINGTVSGTIEQTEQYMANMHADPLFDGIVFKIDAAEGHTFKKMHVRPRPELVHLGLEEDVNPHELTGRHLSPEQFLAEMQDENTVVLDVRNTYEYDVGHFRGAIRPEVENFRDTPEWVRENRELFEGKNVLTYCTGGIRCEKFSGWMKREGFGDVGQLHGGVATYGKDPATKGQLWDGQMYVFDERLTVPINQVEHVIVGRDHFDGEPCERYINCANPECNKQVIASEENEAKHLGGCTIECTKHERNRYIVRHNLTEEQVATAIAALEA from the coding sequence ATGAATTATCAAGTTTTATTATATTACCATTACACAACGATTGAAGACCCAGCTGCATTTTCTGCACAGCATTTAGCAATGTGTAAAGAAATCGGCTTAAAAGGGCGTATTTTAGTAGCCAACGAAGGCATTAACGGAACTGTTTCAGGTACAATTGAGCAAACGGAACAGTACATGGCAAACATGCACGCCGATCCGTTATTTGACGGCATCGTATTCAAAATCGATGCAGCAGAGGGCCATACATTCAAAAAAATGCATGTGCGTCCACGTCCAGAGCTTGTGCACTTAGGGTTAGAAGAAGATGTCAACCCGCACGAATTAACAGGTCGTCACCTGTCACCAGAACAATTCCTTGCTGAGATGCAAGATGAAAATACAGTTGTCCTTGATGTACGAAATACGTATGAATATGATGTCGGCCACTTCCGCGGTGCGATTCGTCCAGAAGTAGAAAATTTCCGTGATACACCGGAGTGGGTACGTGAAAACCGCGAGTTATTCGAAGGTAAAAACGTCTTAACTTATTGTACAGGCGGTATCCGCTGTGAGAAATTCTCAGGCTGGATGAAACGTGAAGGCTTCGGCGATGTTGGTCAATTACACGGCGGTGTTGCCACTTACGGCAAAGACCCAGCTACAAAGGGCCAACTATGGGACGGTCAAATGTATGTATTTGATGAGCGTTTAACGGTGCCGATTAACCAAGTAGAACACGTAATCGTTGGTCGTGACCATTTTGACGGCGAGCCTTGTGAGCGCTACATTAATTGCGCAAACCCTGAATGTAACAAGCAAGTTATTGCCTCAGAAGAAAACGAAGCGAAGCATTTAGGTGGCTGTACGATCGAATGTACAAAGCATGAGCGTAATCGTTACATCGTGCGTCATAACTTAACAGAAGAGCAAGTTGCAACAGCAATTGCAGCATTAGAAGCATAA
- a CDS encoding CopD family protein — MKCVPEMYRPSFTIAPKWLIGSTIAIPIAAFLPNTQLLSILVPQFGLIESLTMIITKFKVGHAWLAIFALSILLILLVFAATKKAATWIHVCAIFILITIMAAIGYAGHAGSMAGVEGSVYDFIHLVAVSVWLGILVMVSYFSTDAKNWEAFLKWFSPTALVAFTAVGLSGVLMLEVIVPKYVTSWTSTYGQFMLMKHVLLLPLAIIILGNALLVRLNLNKPFFEPRTWVKVELGLLTVILLLTAIFSEQQPPNFTVEAISPVFEWLYRDSVAIGMQAYFQMTGIGLMFFLFTALFIGLTIVSYIKHAPTIVSIAMACAIGICFYMGFMSIVFFK, encoded by the coding sequence ATGAAATGCGTACCAGAAATGTATCGTCCAAGCTTTACGATTGCACCAAAATGGCTTATTGGAAGCACGATTGCGATTCCAATTGCTGCATTTTTGCCAAACACCCAGCTGTTATCGATTTTAGTGCCACAATTTGGCCTGATTGAATCGTTAACGATGATTATTACAAAATTTAAAGTCGGTCACGCGTGGCTTGCGATTTTCGCCCTGTCGATTTTACTTATCCTTCTCGTTTTCGCAGCGACTAAAAAAGCGGCGACCTGGATTCATGTATGCGCGATTTTTATCCTCATTACGATAATGGCCGCGATTGGCTATGCCGGACACGCAGGTTCAATGGCGGGTGTGGAAGGCTCAGTCTATGATTTCATCCATTTAGTTGCTGTCAGTGTGTGGCTTGGGATCTTAGTCATGGTCAGCTATTTTTCAACGGATGCGAAAAATTGGGAAGCGTTTTTAAAATGGTTCTCCCCTACCGCGCTTGTTGCGTTTACAGCGGTTGGACTGAGTGGCGTACTCATGCTAGAAGTCATCGTACCTAAATACGTGACGAGCTGGACAAGCACGTACGGCCAGTTTATGCTCATGAAGCATGTACTGCTGTTACCACTCGCAATAATTATTTTAGGCAATGCCTTACTCGTTCGTTTAAATCTAAACAAGCCTTTCTTTGAACCGCGTACTTGGGTCAAGGTTGAGCTAGGTTTACTAACGGTTATTTTATTGTTAACAGCCATTTTCAGCGAACAACAGCCTCCGAACTTTACGGTGGAAGCAATCTCGCCTGTTTTCGAATGGTTGTACCGAGATAGCGTGGCAATTGGCATGCAAGCCTATTTCCAAATGACCGGCATTGGCTTAATGTTCTTTTTATTCACCGCGCTATTTATCGGCTTAACCATCGTAAGCTATATTAAACACGCACCGACTATCGTATCGATTGCGATGGCGTGTGCGATTGGTATTTGCTTTTATATGGGCTTCATGTCGATTGTGTTTTTTAAATAA
- a CDS encoding copper resistance protein CopC, producing the protein MKALVLSILAALVLFVPNAAAHTYLSETTPQDGATVTENVSQVVLTYQGKIEQGSTFKAVAADGTEYTPANVELVDGVLTGTFEPALPNDVYTVKWNSISQDGHPLSGEFSFTVDAPVEIEPAEQVEEETTEETPVETTVASEEETTEKTSPLIFVGGILLAIIFVSGIALVMRKKK; encoded by the coding sequence ATGAAAGCACTAGTATTATCGATTCTGGCCGCGCTTGTATTATTTGTACCAAACGCAGCGGCACACACCTATTTAAGCGAAACAACACCACAAGACGGCGCAACGGTCACAGAAAATGTGTCACAAGTCGTGCTAACGTACCAAGGAAAAATTGAACAAGGTAGTACATTTAAGGCTGTAGCAGCAGATGGCACAGAATACACGCCCGCGAACGTGGAGCTTGTTGACGGTGTATTAACAGGGACATTTGAGCCCGCCCTACCAAACGACGTGTACACAGTAAAATGGAATAGTATTAGTCAAGACGGGCACCCATTATCAGGTGAATTTAGCTTTACGGTTGACGCACCTGTTGAAATTGAGCCTGCTGAACAAGTAGAAGAAGAAACGACTGAGGAAACTCCGGTTGAAACAACAGTAGCAAGCGAGGAAGAGACAACTGAAAAAACGTCTCCCCTTATTTTTGTCGGTGGTATTCTTCTTGCCATTATTTTTGTGAGCGGCATTGCCCTAGTAATGCGTAAAAAGAAATAA
- a CDS encoding metal-binding protein ZinT, whose protein sequence is MKKTTSKWIGAFAMSALLVGCNAAAEEETSKNKAEEEIAAVEKDDHDHNHDHAHADDEASKKIYAGYFDDEQVQARELTDWAGDWQSVYPYLLDGTLDEVFEYKVKNGGTMTVDEYRDYYEVGYKTTIERIVIDGDQVTFTDQGQERTGTYVSDGHEILTYEKGNRGVRYSFKLAEPTEGLPTYIQFSDHSIFPTVAGHYHIYLGDDRATLLEEVTHWPTYYPSSMDGHTIAHEMMAH, encoded by the coding sequence ATGAAGAAAACGACAAGTAAATGGATTGGTGCTTTCGCAATGAGCGCATTACTAGTAGGATGTAACGCAGCAGCAGAAGAGGAAACATCAAAAAATAAAGCAGAAGAGGAAATCGCAGCGGTTGAAAAAGACGATCACGATCATAACCACGACCATGCTCACGCAGACGATGAGGCATCGAAAAAGATTTATGCCGGTTATTTTGACGACGAGCAAGTGCAAGCCCGTGAGTTAACTGATTGGGCCGGCGATTGGCAATCGGTCTATCCGTATTTACTGGATGGCACATTAGATGAGGTATTTGAATATAAGGTTAAAAACGGTGGCACGATGACCGTCGATGAGTACAGAGACTATTATGAAGTAGGCTATAAAACAACGATCGAACGCATTGTCATTGACGGCGATCAAGTGACGTTTACGGACCAAGGTCAAGAACGTACGGGTACGTATGTAAGTGATGGCCATGAAATTTTAACGTATGAAAAAGGCAACCGCGGTGTACGCTATAGCTTTAAATTAGCCGAGCCAACAGAAGGACTGCCAACATATATTCAATTCAGTGACCATAGTATCTTCCCTACTGTCGCTGGTCACTACCACATTTATTTAGGCGATGATCGTGCAACGTTATTAGAAGAAGTGACACACTGGCCTACGTACTACCCTTCTTCTATGGATGGCCATACAATTGCACATGAAATGATGGCGCACTAA
- a CDS encoding serine hydrolase, whose translation MHTLAWISLLCLIFFTILLLLLKKDRTREDIRKAIVTVSCIICIIIAVSIFHVNYVFALFVGFLATILLDPKTYTKKRLAIYGSLVLIVSIAAYALYRDNPDYVIKHLKENPQSSSLYLSENGEPIITYQSDVIRPLASTVKIIIALEYAMQVEENIVKKDQTVSLDELKRFYLKNSDGGGHEAWLNTMESDGKIQNNEVSLHDVAKGMITYSSNANTDYLIHLLGMESINSRIDQLDLQQHEDVYPIVSALFISEHIPQTGMDEKELVNELNEMPIADYRSIAINLSEQMRTGELNLHDTTLDLSPALQRVWSDRLIGASANDYGKLLAIIANDKLPNVAANTLRDIMEWPMQLNEDNHKRFTHIGSKGGSTLFVLNNAMYAENLNGDQYEIVYLTDELNFIKRLLLTNNRKSFESKLLNQKDYRLKVQKELSE comes from the coding sequence ATGCACACTTTGGCTTGGATTAGTCTGTTATGCCTTATATTCTTCACAATTTTACTGTTACTGTTGAAAAAAGATAGAACACGCGAAGATATTCGAAAAGCAATTGTAACGGTTTCCTGTATTATCTGTATTATTATTGCGGTGTCTATATTTCATGTAAATTATGTTTTCGCTTTATTTGTTGGATTTCTTGCAACGATTTTACTAGATCCGAAAACTTATACGAAAAAGCGCTTAGCTATATACGGCTCTCTCGTCCTGATCGTTAGTATAGCAGCGTATGCGCTATATCGGGACAATCCTGACTATGTGATCAAACATTTAAAAGAAAATCCGCAAAGCTCCTCTCTCTATCTCTCAGAAAACGGAGAACCGATTATTACCTATCAATCAGATGTTATACGTCCATTAGCGAGTACCGTCAAAATTATTATTGCACTAGAATATGCGATGCAAGTTGAGGAAAATATCGTGAAAAAAGATCAAACTGTCTCTTTAGATGAATTAAAGCGATTTTATTTAAAAAATTCAGATGGTGGTGGCCATGAAGCTTGGTTAAATACGATGGAAAGTGACGGGAAAATACAAAATAATGAGGTTTCGTTGCATGACGTCGCAAAAGGGATGATTACTTACAGTTCAAATGCGAATACAGATTATTTAATTCATCTACTCGGGATGGAATCCATTAATAGCCGTATAGATCAGTTAGATTTACAACAGCATGAAGATGTTTATCCAATTGTAAGTGCCCTCTTCATTTCAGAGCATATTCCACAAACAGGGATGGATGAAAAAGAATTAGTCAATGAACTAAACGAAATGCCAATCGCTGACTATCGTTCAATTGCTATTAATTTAAGCGAACAAATGCGCACTGGCGAACTTAATTTACATGACACAACACTTGATTTGTCACCTGCCCTGCAAAGAGTTTGGTCAGATCGCTTAATCGGTGCATCTGCGAATGATTATGGTAAATTACTAGCTATTATAGCAAATGATAAATTACCAAATGTTGCTGCAAACACTTTACGTGACATAATGGAGTGGCCCATGCAATTAAATGAAGACAACCATAAGCGTTTTACTCATATCGGTTCAAAGGGTGGCTCTACATTGTTCGTCTTGAATAACGCAATGTATGCCGAAAATCTTAACGGTGATCAGTATGAAATTGTCTATTTAACAGATGAGCTAAATTTCATTAAACGTTTATTATTAACTAACAATCGTAAATCATTTGAGTCCAAATTATTAAATCAAAAAGATTATCGTTTAAAGGTACAAAAAGAGCTCTCTGAATAA
- a CDS encoding helix-turn-helix transcriptional regulator — MIHNRIVVFRAENGISQKDLADQLGVSRQTIISLEKNRYNPSLKLAFEIAYLFGVELQEVFQYGEKKEELQ, encoded by the coding sequence GTGATTCATAATCGAATCGTTGTGTTCCGAGCTGAAAATGGTATCTCTCAAAAAGATTTAGCCGACCAACTCGGGGTGAGTCGGCAAACGATTATTTCACTTGAAAAAAATCGCTATAATCCATCATTAAAATTAGCCTTTGAAATTGCTTACCTATTTGGTGTAGAACTACAAGAAGTCTTTCAGTATGGAGAAAAAAAGGAGGAGTTACAATGA
- a CDS encoding VOC family protein yields MSDKLLRVGTTYIPVTNVELSSEWYVNKLSAELSYKDEDKAILNFANQSFFLVKSKENQSSNFYDCYGEERFSITFEVNGLNALEAIHREFKDKDIRVGEIENRGHAGRNFIFFDLDDNKFDVWSELSPNFRNIQAKHK; encoded by the coding sequence ATGAGTGATAAATTATTAAGAGTAGGAACTACGTATATACCAGTGACTAATGTAGAACTATCTTCAGAATGGTATGTAAATAAATTAAGTGCAGAGCTTAGCTACAAAGACGAAGATAAAGCGATTCTTAATTTTGCAAACCAAAGTTTTTTTCTTGTTAAATCTAAAGAAAATCAAAGTTCGAACTTTTATGATTGTTATGGTGAAGAACGTTTTTCTATAACATTTGAAGTAAATGGACTAAATGCATTAGAGGCAATTCATAGAGAGTTCAAAGATAAAGATATACGTGTCGGAGAGATTGAAAACAGAGGACATGCTGGAAGGAATTTTATTTTCTTTGATTTAGACGATAATAAATTTGATGTTTGGAGCGAATTAAGTCCAAATTTCAGAAATATACAAGCCAAACACAAATAA
- a CDS encoding sigma-70 region 4 domain-containing protein, which yields MHQKILALSQTNANVENMEVFISSHYDKIYKYCYSMLRNVEDAQDEQLQHILNQLKPDESALIVFRIIEHYSFDEIAAIIDKPAPTIRKRYERLKEKINQVSC from the coding sequence ATGCACCAAAAAATCTTGGCATTAAGTCAAACAAATGCGAACGTAGAAAATATGGAAGTCTTTATTTCAAGCCATTACGACAAAATTTATAAATATTGCTATAGCATGCTAAGAAATGTAGAAGATGCGCAAGATGAACAGCTTCAACACATTTTAAATCAATTAAAACCCGACGAAAGCGCATTAATCGTGTTTCGTATTATTGAACATTACAGCTTTGACGAAATAGCTGCTATTATAGACAAGCCCGCGCCAACGATTCGCAAGCGCTATGAACGTTTAAAAGAAAAGATTAACCAGGTATCTTGTTAG
- a CDS encoding GntR family transcriptional regulator, translated as MTIDFAKDRPIYLQLVELICGDIIKGKLQSGDKLPSVREFALDSGVNVNTVQRVYKELEVMALTETKRGQGTFITTDMQAIYMMREQMKTQVAQQFVASIQSLGFNVEEIIDVLKRQEG; from the coding sequence ATGACGATCGATTTCGCAAAAGACCGTCCGATTTACTTGCAGCTCGTGGAGTTGATTTGTGGTGACATTATTAAAGGGAAATTACAGTCGGGGGATAAGCTCCCATCCGTTCGAGAATTTGCGCTAGATTCAGGTGTCAATGTCAACACAGTCCAGCGCGTGTATAAGGAGTTGGAAGTGATGGCGTTGACGGAAACAAAACGTGGACAAGGAACATTTATAACAACTGATATGCAGGCGATTTACATGATGCGTGAGCAAATGAAAACACAGGTAGCACAACAGTTTGTCGCATCAATTCAGTCGCTCGGCTTTAACGTAGAGGAAATTATCGATGTGTTAAAAAGGCAGGAGGGATAA
- a CDS encoding ABC transporter ATP-binding protein: MDVQRLSFRYGKKTILDGLTFSIEQGQMIGLIGENGSGKSTLLKLLAGILQPTSGTVSFQGERVTRRSASVIAYQPDVDLFHEKLTGDEVFEFYDSQFTDFSIDKAHEIAAFLQVPTTVQLGKLSKGNRGRIKMATFLARDAKLYLFDEPFAGLDPIARELLMKAMIKFIDTTNCAVVLSTHEVNEVEPILDQVMILKDGHLCAMDHLEEVRDERGVDAVSWMKSLYESGRSK; encoded by the coding sequence ATGGACGTACAGCGACTTTCATTTCGTTATGGTAAAAAAACAATTTTAGACGGCTTAACATTTTCAATCGAGCAAGGGCAAATGATTGGTTTAATTGGCGAAAATGGTAGCGGGAAATCCACGCTCTTAAAATTATTAGCAGGCATCCTGCAGCCAACTTCTGGTACGGTCTCATTTCAAGGGGAACGTGTAACACGCCGCAGTGCTTCAGTAATTGCTTATCAGCCGGATGTTGATTTATTTCATGAAAAGCTAACGGGCGATGAAGTATTTGAATTTTATGATTCACAGTTTACAGACTTTTCGATCGACAAAGCACATGAAATCGCAGCATTTTTACAAGTGCCGACGACAGTGCAGCTTGGAAAATTGTCGAAAGGGAATCGCGGGCGTATTAAAATGGCGACGTTTTTAGCACGTGACGCGAAGCTGTATTTGTTTGATGAGCCATTTGCAGGGTTAGATCCAATTGCACGAGAATTGTTAATGAAGGCAATGATTAAGTTTATCGATACGACAAATTGCGCGGTGGTGCTGTCGACACATGAGGTCAACGAGGTCGAGCCGATTTTAGATCAGGTGATGATTTTAAAAGATGGCCATTTATGTGCAATGGATCATTTAGAGGAAGTGCGCGATGAACGCGGTGTAGACGCCGTATCGTGGATGAAAAGTTTATATGAAAGTGGGAGAAGCAAGTGA
- a CDS encoding ABC transporter ATP-binding protein, with the protein MTNPIVQIKKLNKTIKGKQLIKDVSLDFYPGQITGFLGPNGAGKTTTIRMMTGLMHPTSGEVIINGISLQKDFEKAIVHVGVIVENPEMYKYMTGYKNLQHFARMHNVPKSRIDEVVAQVGLQNRIHEKVRTYSLGMRQRLGLAQAMLHNPKFLILDEPTNGLDPAGIREFRMYLRKIAEEDNVAIVVSSHLLSEIELMVDRVAVIQNGEIIDMRELTAQTVEEFYVEVGQPEAFETLIGERGRRDKGGYIVTITRDSVPTLVREMTAASIDLYTIQPVTKGLEEQFLEMTGGGAIDAIR; encoded by the coding sequence GTGACAAATCCAATCGTTCAAATCAAAAAGTTAAATAAGACGATTAAAGGCAAGCAGTTAATTAAAGATGTCTCGCTCGATTTTTACCCAGGACAAATTACTGGCTTTTTAGGGCCAAATGGTGCGGGTAAGACGACAACGATTCGTATGATGACAGGGCTGATGCACCCAACAAGCGGCGAAGTGATCATTAACGGCATCTCGCTACAAAAGGATTTTGAAAAGGCAATTGTCCATGTCGGGGTAATTGTCGAAAATCCGGAAATGTACAAATACATGACGGGCTATAAAAACTTACAGCATTTTGCACGCATGCATAACGTACCGAAATCACGCATTGACGAAGTTGTTGCCCAAGTCGGCTTACAAAATCGTATTCATGAAAAGGTGCGCACGTATTCACTTGGGATGCGTCAACGACTCGGTTTAGCACAGGCAATGCTACATAATCCGAAGTTTTTAATTTTAGATGAACCGACGAACGGCTTAGACCCAGCTGGTATTCGTGAGTTCCGTATGTATTTACGTAAAATCGCCGAAGAAGACAATGTGGCAATCGTCGTTTCAAGTCACTTATTATCAGAAATCGAACTAATGGTTGACCGAGTTGCGGTTATTCAAAATGGTGAAATTATTGATATGCGCGAGTTGACAGCGCAAACGGTAGAAGAGTTTTATGTGGAGGTCGGCCAGCCAGAAGCGTTTGAAACGCTAATTGGGGAGCGCGGTCGTCGTGACAAGGGAGGCTATATTGTCACGATTACACGAGACTCTGTGCCAACGCTTGTGCGTGAAATGACGGCAGCGAGTATTGATTTATATACAATTCAGCCTGTAACAAAAGGCTTAGAAGAGCAATTTTTAGAAATGACTGGTGGAGGTGCGATCGATGCGATTCGTTAA
- a CDS encoding ABC transporter permease subunit encodes MRFVKNEWIKIWNQRSSWIMLGLLIVGLIGMLGLNKYFTDASGTQEERRAANEETITFYEEQLANETDEAYKAELEQSIALAQYRIDNDLPSEGTMTAMEGIDFTLSFSIVIVGIFTMVIGASIVSNEFGTGTIKMLLTRPAARWKILLSKLVATLLYGVALLIAGLAVGAITSFIMYNSSAPIQIIMENGQIVEKAMEFNFAEQLALNAASTFMVVIFAFMLGTLFSSSTLAVSLALGIMFFGSMITMYLSNYEFAKYIWLSNDLAQFVGEGTPIISDITFSFAVIVNIVYAIIFLAVTFIYFIRRDITA; translated from the coding sequence ATGCGATTCGTTAAAAATGAATGGATAAAAATTTGGAATCAGCGTAGCTCTTGGATTATGCTTGGGCTGTTAATTGTCGGCTTAATTGGGATGCTTGGCTTAAATAAATATTTTACAGATGCAAGCGGTACACAAGAGGAACGCCGCGCTGCTAATGAAGAAACGATCACGTTTTATGAAGAACAGTTAGCAAATGAAACAGATGAGGCGTATAAAGCGGAACTCGAGCAATCAATTGCGTTAGCACAGTATCGTATTGACAATGATTTACCATCAGAAGGTACGATGACAGCGATGGAGGGGATTGATTTTACATTATCGTTTAGTATTGTCATTGTTGGTATTTTCACAATGGTGATCGGCGCGTCCATCGTCTCGAATGAGTTCGGAACAGGAACGATTAAAATGCTATTAACACGTCCAGCCGCGCGATGGAAAATTTTATTATCAAAGCTTGTGGCAACACTTCTTTACGGAGTTGCTTTATTGATTGCAGGGCTTGCAGTTGGTGCGATTACGAGCTTTATCATGTATAATTCGAGTGCACCAATTCAAATTATTATGGAAAACGGTCAAATTGTTGAAAAAGCAATGGAATTTAATTTTGCTGAGCAGCTTGCATTAAACGCGGCGTCAACGTTTATGGTTGTAATATTTGCGTTTATGCTTGGTACGCTATTTAGCTCAAGTACATTAGCCGTATCGCTTGCGCTGGGGATTATGTTCTTCGGCTCGATGATTACGATGTACTTATCAAATTATGAGTTTGCGAAATATATTTGGTTATCGAATGACTTAGCACAATTTGTCGGCGAAGGAACACCAATTATTTCTGACATTACATTTAGTTTTGCAGTGATTGTCAATATTGTTTACGCAATCATTTTCTTAGCGGTGACGTTCATTTACTTCATCCGTCGCGATATTACGGCATAA